Proteins found in one Triticum aestivum cultivar Chinese Spring chromosome 4D, IWGSC CS RefSeq v2.1, whole genome shotgun sequence genomic segment:
- the LOC123095780 gene encoding chloride channel protein CLC-d isoform X1, giving the protein MLSGDQGLPDGIGMARLAWSRLPTADGAAPLPEGPAASAPAQDELFVGAVESLDYEVIENYAYREEQAQRSKFWVPYYIMLKWFFALLIGVGTGLAAIFINLAVENFSGWKFTLTFAIIQHSYFVGFLVYILLNLALVFSSVYIVTQFAPAAAGSGIPEIKGYLNGVDTHGILLFRTLVGKIFGSIGSVGGGLALGKEGPLVHTGACIASLLGQGGSAKYHLNSRWVQIFESDRDRRDLVTCGCAAGVAAAFRAPVGGVLFALEEVTSWWRSHLMWRVFFTSAVVAVVVRSAMNWCDSGKCGHFGAGGFIIWDISGGQEDYSYQELLPVAIIGVIGGLLGALFNQLTLYITKWRRTYLHKKGKRVQIFEACLISLITSTVSFVLPLLRKCSPCPELETNSGIQCPHPPGTDGNFVNFYCSKDNEYNDLATIFFNSQDDAIRNLFSAKTFHEYSAQSLITFLVMFYSLAVVTFGTAVPAGQFVPGIMIGSTYGRLVGMSVVKFYKKLNVDEGTYALLGAASFLGGSMRMTVSLCVIMVEITNNLQLLPLIMLVLLISKAVGDFFNEGLYEEQARLKGIPLLDSRPKQVMRNMNAKDACKNQKVVCLPRVSRVVDIVSVLQSNKHNGFPIVERGQNGESLVIGLILRSHLLVLLQSKVDFQNTPFPCGPGILNRHNFSDFVKPASSKGKSIDDIHLTDEELGLYLDLAPFLNPSPYIVPEDMSLAKVYNLFRQLGLRHIFVVPRPSRVVGLITRKDLLLEEDGNTATTELQSTSVRAYLNGKTAGGSAHLERPLLDSLMIGGVNT; this is encoded by the exons ATGCTCTCCGGCGACCAGGGCCTCCCCGACGGCATCGGGATGGCGCGGCTGGCCTGGTCGCGCCTCCCCACCGCCGACGGCGCCGCGCCGTTGCCGGagggccccgccgcctccgcccccgccCAGGACGAGCTCTTCGTCGGCGCCGTCGAGAGCCTCGACTACGAGGTCATCGAGAACTACGCCTACCGGGAGGAGCAG GCCCAGCGGAGCAAGTTCTGGGTGCCCTACTACATCATGCTCAAGTGGTTCTTCGCCCTGCTCATCGGCGTCG GTACTGGATTGGCTGCTATATTCATAAATTTGGCCGTTGAGAACTTCTCTGGATGGAAATTTACTTTGACTTTTGCTATAATACAACACTCATATTTTGTGGGGTTCTTGGTGTACATACTTCTCAATCTAGCCCTCGTCTTCTCTTCTGTATACATAGTCACACAATTTGCACCAGCAGCTGCTGGATCTGGTATCCCAGAGATCAAAGGTTACTTAAATG GAGTTGATACACATGGAATCCTACTTTTTAGAACATTAGTTGGGAAG ATTTTTGGGAGCATCGGATCAGTTGGAGGTGGATTGGCTCTAGGAAAAGAAGGTCCTCTTGTTCACACTGGAGcctgcattgcttctcttcttggGCAA GGTGGATCCGCGAAGTACCACTTGAATTCTAGATGGGTACAGATTTTTGAAAGCGATCGAGATCGGCGAGATCTT GTGACATGTGGATGTGCAGCTGGAGTTGCTGCCGCCTTCAGAGCTCCGGTTGGTGGGGTACTATTTGCTCTGGAGGAAGTTACATCCTG GTGGAGAAGCCATCTTATGTGGAGAGTATTCTTTACATCTGCTGTTGTGGCTGTTGTGGTGCGATCAGCAATGAATTGGTGTGACAGCGGAAAATGTGGTCATTTTGGGGCTGGCGGTTTCATAATCTGGGACATATCTGG AGGTCAAGAAGATTACTCTTACCAGGAACTTCTGCCGGTGGCAATTATTGGTGTTATTGGTGGACTCCTTG GAGCGCTATTTAATCAACTCACCCTGTATATAACTAAATGGCGGCGAACGTATCTTCATAAGAAAGGGAAACGAGTCCAG ATCTTTGAAGCTTGCCTCATATCTTTGATAACATCCACTGTTTCCTTTGTGTTGCCACTACTGAGGAAATGCAGCCCATGTCCTGAATTAGAAACCAATTCTGGTATCCAGTGCCCTCATCCACCTGGAACAGATGGGAATTTTGTTAAT TTTTACTGCTCAAAAGATAATGAATACAATGATCTGGCAACCATTTTCTTCAATTCTCAG GATGATGCAATACGCAATCTGTTCAGTGCAAAAACATTCCATGAGTACAGCGCACAAAGCCTTATCACGTTCCTG GTCATGTTTTACTCCTTAGCTGTTGTAACATTTGGAACTGCTGTTCCAGCTGGTCAATTTGTCCCAGGAATAATGATTGGATCTACATATGGCCGGCTTGTTGGAATGTCTGTTGTTAAGTTCTATAAGAAACTAAATGTTGACGAGGGCAC GTATGCTCTACTTGGTGCTGCTTCGTTTCTTGGTGGTTCGATGAGAATGACTGTCTCTTTATGTGTTATTATGGTTGAGATTACAAACAACTTGCAACTCTTGCCATTAATCATGCTTGTTCTTCTAATCTCTAAG GCTGTTGGTGATTTTTTTAACGAGGGGCTATATGAAGAGCAGGCCCGATTAAAGGGCATCCCTTTACTTGACTCTAGGCCTAAACAAGTGATGAGAAACATGAATGCGAAGGATGCCTGCAAGAATCAAAAG GTTGTGTGCCTTCCTCGTGTTTCAAGAGTTGTTGATATTGTTTCTGTTCTGCAAAGCAACAAGCACAATGGCTTCCCT ATTGTTGAACGTGGGCAGAATGGCGAGTCgcttgtcataggtctcatactTCGTAG TCACTTGTTGGTGCTTTTGCAATCTAAAGTAGATTTCCAGAATACTCCTTTCCCTTGTGGGCCAGGCATACTGAACAG GCATAATTTTAGTGACTTTGTTAAGCCAGCTTCAAGTAAGGGAAAGTCAATTGATGATATTCATTTGACGGATGAGGAACTTGGGTTGTATTTAGATCTTGCCCCATTTCTAAATCCGTCTCCTTACATAGTGCCAGAGGACATGTCTTTGGCAAAG GTGTACAATCTCTTCCGCCAACTGGGATTGAGGCATATATTCGTCGTTCCTCGGCCTTCTCGGGTCGTAGGACTGATAACAAGAAAAGATCTCTTACTCGAG GAGGATGGCAATACCGCGACAACAGAGCTCCAGTCGACCAGTGTAAG AGCCTACCTGAACGGTAAAACGGCAGGGGGGAGCGCGCACCTGGAGCGTCCTCTTCTTGACAGCCTGATGATCGGAGGAGTAAATACATAG
- the LOC123095778 gene encoding uncharacterized protein, with protein sequence MPRKRTDRHTHTSSGAGHPLHPDPPPPHTSQKEKKNRALRSAMAAASLLEPARFLSPHHPRSLPPPPRRGPHHLRPSPLPARARFPRLRAHQASPIPPCPVAAEPAARPPPHALLDALKRSLLDSLAALRKPALALLLAGALLAAAAPHHAALAASGGRVGGSAFSSRSSRSSPAPSYGYTAPAPRMGGGYSSAPFYSPSPFVSVGPAFGIGFGGSGFLLTLVGFAAFLYLGGFLTDSSGGGSVLTDTQKTTVLKLQVGLLGMARSFQKELDQIAEKADTSTPAGLSFVLAETTLALLRHPDCCISAYSTVDVKRSMDDGEKRFNQLSIEERGKFDEETLVNVNSIKRQKAGTQRSSGFSNEYIVITILVAAEGVYKLPTINSSSDLKTALQMLGGVPSSKIMAVEVLWTPQNENDTLSERELLEDYPLLRPL encoded by the exons ATGCCGCGGAAGAGGAcagacagacacacacacacaagctccgGCGCCGGTCATCCTCTCCACCCCGACCCTCCACCGCCACACACTTcccagaaagaaaagaaaaatcgcGCCTTGcgctccgccatggccgccgcctccctcctcgagCCCGCCCGCTTCCTCTCCCCGCACCACCCGCGCTCGCTCCCGCCCCCGCCCCGCCGCGGCCCGCACCACCTCCGCCCCTCGCCCCTCCCCGCCCGCGCCCGCTTCCCGCGCCTCCGCGCCCACCAGGCATCCCCCATCCCCCCGtgccccgtcgccgccgagccGGCAGCAAGACCGCCACCCCACGCGCTTCTCGACGCGCTCAAGCGGTCCCTGCTCGACTCGCTGGCGGCGCTCAGGAAGCCCGCGCTGgcgctcctcctggccggcgcGCTGCTCGCGGCCGCGGCGCCCCACCACGCGGCGCTGGCGGCGTCCGGCGGCCGCGTCGGCGGGTCCGCCTTCTCCTCCCGCTCCTCGCGGTCCTCCCCGGCCCCGTCCTACGGGTACACCGCGCCGGCGCCCAGGATGGGGGGCGGGTACTCCTCCGCGCCCTTCTACTCGCCCTCGCCCTTCGTGTCCGTCGGCCCCGCCTTCGGCATCGGCTTCGGGGGCTCCGGCTTCCTCCTGACCCTCGTCGGCTTCGCCGCGTTCCTCTACCTCGGTGGCTTCCTCACCGACTCCTCCGGGGGCGGAAGCGTGCTCACCGACACGCAGAAGACCACCGTCCTCAAGCTGCAG GTTGGCTTACTAGGCATGGCCCGATCATTTCAAAAGGAGCTTGATCAAATAGCCGAGAAAGCAGATACGTCAACCCCAGCTGGGTTGAGCTTTGTACTAGCAG AGACAACATTGGCATTACTTCGGCATCCAGATTGCTGTATCTCAGCTTATTCAACA GTGGATGTCAAACGAAGCATGGATGATGGGGAGAAACGTTTCAATCAACTGTCAATTGAGGAACGAGGCAAGTTTGATGAAGAGACACTcgtgaatgtgaacagtatcaagAGGCAAAAAGCAGGCACTCAAAGATCAAGTGGTTTTAGCAACGAGTACATTGTG ATTACCATATTGGTTGCTGCTGAGGGGGTGTACAAGCTACCTACTATAAACAGCAGCAGTGACCTGAAGACAGCTCTACAAATGCTTGGTGGCGTACCGTCAAGCAAAATAATG gcggtcgaGGTCTTATGGACACCACAGAATGAGAACGACACATTGTCGGAGCGGGAACTCCTGGAAGATTACCCACTTTTGAGGCCCCTATAG
- the LOC123095782 gene encoding uncharacterized protein: MAKTQPRGPAAEPLLPPPPYLSPHSPADFHDADDSYVLLVPVRLRRRLRRGCGRGRVAAALAALALLALAFLLWPSDPGVSVARLRLAHVSVVARPAVALNVSAALKARVRNPNLFALDYSRLDVAIGYRGRPLGTVASGGGLVRARAVSYVDADLRLDGIRVVEDAIYLLEDLARGSIPFDAVVEVEGHLHFFLSIPVKGRIACVVHVNPHDQTIVHQDCYPK; this comes from the exons ATGGCGAAGACGCAACCCCGCGGCCCGGCGGCGGAGCCGCTGCTCCCCCCGCCGCCGTACCTCAGCCCCCACTCGCCGGCCGACTTCCACGACGCCGACGACTCCTACGTCCTCCTCGTCCCGGTGCGGCTCCGGCGCCGCCTGCGCCGGGGCTGCGGCCGCGGCCGCGTCGCCGCGGCCCTCGCCGCCCTCGCGCTCCTCgccctcgccttcctcctctggccCTCCGACCCCGGCGTCAGCGTCGCGCGCCTCCGCCTCGCGCACGTCTCCGTCGTCgcccgccccgccgtcgccctcaACGTCTCCGCCGCGCTCAAGGCCCGCGTCCGCAACCCCAACCTCTTCGCGCTCGACTACAGCCGCCTCGACGTCGCCATCGGCTACCGCGGCCGGCCGCTCGGCACCGTCGCCTCCGGCGGCGGCCTCGTCCGCGCGCGCGCCGTCTCCTACGTCGACGCCGACCTCCGCCTCGACGGGATCCGCGTCGTCGAGGACGCCATCTACCTGCTCGAGGACCTCGCGCGCGGGTCCATACCCTTCGACGCTGTCGTCGAGGTCGAGGGCCACCTCCACTTCTTCCTCAGCATCCCGGTCAAG GGGAGAATAGCATGTGTGGTTCATGTTAATCCACACGATCAGACCATAGTACACCAGGACTGCTATCCAAAG TGA
- the LOC123095780 gene encoding chloride channel protein CLC-d isoform X2, protein MLSGDQGLPDGIGMARLAWSRLPTADGAAPLPEGPAASAPAQDELFVGAVESLDYEVIENYAYREEQAQRSKFWVPYYIMLKWFFALLIGVGTGLAAIFINLAVENFSGWKFTLTFAIIQHSYFVGFLVYILLNLALVFSSVYIVTQFAPAAAGSGIPEIKGYLNGVDTHGILLFRTLVGKIFGSIGSVGGGLALGKEGPLVHTGACIASLLGQGGSAKYHLNSRWVQIFESDRDRRDLVTCGCAAGVAAAFRAPVGGVLFALEEVTSWWRSHLMWRVFFTSAVVAVVVRSAMNWCDSGKCGHFGAGGFIIWDISGGQEDYSYQELLPVAIIGVIGGLLGALFNQLTLYITKWRRTYLHKKGKRVQIFEACLISLITSTVSFVLPLLRKCSPCPELETNSGIQCPHPPGTDGNFVNFYCSKDNEYNDLATIFFNSQDDAIRNLFSAKTFHEYSAQSLITFLVMFYSLAVVTFGTAVPAGQFVPGIMIGSTYGRLVGMSVVKFYKKLNVDEGTYALLGAASFLGGSMRMTVSLCVIMVEITNNLQLLPLIMLVLLISKAVGDFFNEGLYEEQARLKGIPLLDSRPKQVMRNMNAKDACKNQKVVCLPRVSRVVDIVSVLQSNKHNGFPIVERGQNGESLVIGLILRSHLLVLLQSKVDFQNTPFPCGPGILNRHNFSDFVKPASSKGKSIDDIHLTDEELGLYLDLAPFLNPSPYIVPEDMSLAKVYNLFRQLGLRHIFVVPRPSRVVGLITRKDLLLEEDGNTATTELQSTSVRSILSTSCKLSFSLLRRNAQN, encoded by the exons ATGCTCTCCGGCGACCAGGGCCTCCCCGACGGCATCGGGATGGCGCGGCTGGCCTGGTCGCGCCTCCCCACCGCCGACGGCGCCGCGCCGTTGCCGGagggccccgccgcctccgcccccgccCAGGACGAGCTCTTCGTCGGCGCCGTCGAGAGCCTCGACTACGAGGTCATCGAGAACTACGCCTACCGGGAGGAGCAG GCCCAGCGGAGCAAGTTCTGGGTGCCCTACTACATCATGCTCAAGTGGTTCTTCGCCCTGCTCATCGGCGTCG GTACTGGATTGGCTGCTATATTCATAAATTTGGCCGTTGAGAACTTCTCTGGATGGAAATTTACTTTGACTTTTGCTATAATACAACACTCATATTTTGTGGGGTTCTTGGTGTACATACTTCTCAATCTAGCCCTCGTCTTCTCTTCTGTATACATAGTCACACAATTTGCACCAGCAGCTGCTGGATCTGGTATCCCAGAGATCAAAGGTTACTTAAATG GAGTTGATACACATGGAATCCTACTTTTTAGAACATTAGTTGGGAAG ATTTTTGGGAGCATCGGATCAGTTGGAGGTGGATTGGCTCTAGGAAAAGAAGGTCCTCTTGTTCACACTGGAGcctgcattgcttctcttcttggGCAA GGTGGATCCGCGAAGTACCACTTGAATTCTAGATGGGTACAGATTTTTGAAAGCGATCGAGATCGGCGAGATCTT GTGACATGTGGATGTGCAGCTGGAGTTGCTGCCGCCTTCAGAGCTCCGGTTGGTGGGGTACTATTTGCTCTGGAGGAAGTTACATCCTG GTGGAGAAGCCATCTTATGTGGAGAGTATTCTTTACATCTGCTGTTGTGGCTGTTGTGGTGCGATCAGCAATGAATTGGTGTGACAGCGGAAAATGTGGTCATTTTGGGGCTGGCGGTTTCATAATCTGGGACATATCTGG AGGTCAAGAAGATTACTCTTACCAGGAACTTCTGCCGGTGGCAATTATTGGTGTTATTGGTGGACTCCTTG GAGCGCTATTTAATCAACTCACCCTGTATATAACTAAATGGCGGCGAACGTATCTTCATAAGAAAGGGAAACGAGTCCAG ATCTTTGAAGCTTGCCTCATATCTTTGATAACATCCACTGTTTCCTTTGTGTTGCCACTACTGAGGAAATGCAGCCCATGTCCTGAATTAGAAACCAATTCTGGTATCCAGTGCCCTCATCCACCTGGAACAGATGGGAATTTTGTTAAT TTTTACTGCTCAAAAGATAATGAATACAATGATCTGGCAACCATTTTCTTCAATTCTCAG GATGATGCAATACGCAATCTGTTCAGTGCAAAAACATTCCATGAGTACAGCGCACAAAGCCTTATCACGTTCCTG GTCATGTTTTACTCCTTAGCTGTTGTAACATTTGGAACTGCTGTTCCAGCTGGTCAATTTGTCCCAGGAATAATGATTGGATCTACATATGGCCGGCTTGTTGGAATGTCTGTTGTTAAGTTCTATAAGAAACTAAATGTTGACGAGGGCAC GTATGCTCTACTTGGTGCTGCTTCGTTTCTTGGTGGTTCGATGAGAATGACTGTCTCTTTATGTGTTATTATGGTTGAGATTACAAACAACTTGCAACTCTTGCCATTAATCATGCTTGTTCTTCTAATCTCTAAG GCTGTTGGTGATTTTTTTAACGAGGGGCTATATGAAGAGCAGGCCCGATTAAAGGGCATCCCTTTACTTGACTCTAGGCCTAAACAAGTGATGAGAAACATGAATGCGAAGGATGCCTGCAAGAATCAAAAG GTTGTGTGCCTTCCTCGTGTTTCAAGAGTTGTTGATATTGTTTCTGTTCTGCAAAGCAACAAGCACAATGGCTTCCCT ATTGTTGAACGTGGGCAGAATGGCGAGTCgcttgtcataggtctcatactTCGTAG TCACTTGTTGGTGCTTTTGCAATCTAAAGTAGATTTCCAGAATACTCCTTTCCCTTGTGGGCCAGGCATACTGAACAG GCATAATTTTAGTGACTTTGTTAAGCCAGCTTCAAGTAAGGGAAAGTCAATTGATGATATTCATTTGACGGATGAGGAACTTGGGTTGTATTTAGATCTTGCCCCATTTCTAAATCCGTCTCCTTACATAGTGCCAGAGGACATGTCTTTGGCAAAG GTGTACAATCTCTTCCGCCAACTGGGATTGAGGCATATATTCGTCGTTCCTCGGCCTTCTCGGGTCGTAGGACTGATAACAAGAAAAGATCTCTTACTCGAG GAGGATGGCAATACCGCGACAACAGAGCTCCAGTCGACCAGTGTAAGGTCTATATTATCTACTTCTTGCAAGCTGAGCTTTTCGTTGCTGCGCCGCAATGCGCAGAACTGA
- the LOC123095780 gene encoding chloride channel protein CLC-d isoform X3 translates to MLSGDQGLPDGIGMARLAWSRLPTADGAAPLPEGPAASAPAQDELFVGAVESLDYEVIENYAYREEQAQRSKFWVPYYIMLKWFFALLIGVGTGLAAIFINLAVENFSGWKFTLTFAIIQHSYFVGFLVYILLNLALVFSSVYIVTQFAPAAAGSGIPEIKGYLNGVDTHGILLFRTLVGKIFGSIGSVGGGLALGKEGPLVHTGACIASLLGQGGSAKYHLNSRWVQIFESDRDRRDLVTCGCAAGVAAAFRAPVGGVLFALEEVTSWWRSHLMWRVFFTSAVVAVVVRSAMNWCDSGKCGHFGAGGFIIWDISGGQEDYSYQELLPVAIIGVIGGLLGALFNQLTLYITKWRRTYLHKKGKRVQIFEACLISLITSTVSFVLPLLRKCSPCPELETNSGIQCPHPPGTDGNFVNFYCSKDNEYNDLATIFFNSQDDAIRNLFSAKTFHEYSAQSLITFLVMFYSLAVVTFGTAVPAGQFVPGIMIGSTYGRLVGMSVVKFYKKLNVDEGTYALLGAASFLGGSMRMTVSLCVIMVEITNNLQLLPLIMLVLLISKAVGDFFNEGLYEEQARLKGIPLLDSRPKQVMRNMNAKDACKNQKVVCLPRVSRVVDIVSVLQSNKHNGFPIVERGQNGESLVIGLILRSHLLVLLQSKVDFQNTPFPCGPGILNRHNFSDFVKPASSKGKSIDDIHLTDEELGLYLDLAPFLNPSPYIVPEDMSLAKVYNLFRQLGLRHIFVVPRPSRVVGLITRKDLLLEEDGNTATTELQSTSSLPER, encoded by the exons ATGCTCTCCGGCGACCAGGGCCTCCCCGACGGCATCGGGATGGCGCGGCTGGCCTGGTCGCGCCTCCCCACCGCCGACGGCGCCGCGCCGTTGCCGGagggccccgccgcctccgcccccgccCAGGACGAGCTCTTCGTCGGCGCCGTCGAGAGCCTCGACTACGAGGTCATCGAGAACTACGCCTACCGGGAGGAGCAG GCCCAGCGGAGCAAGTTCTGGGTGCCCTACTACATCATGCTCAAGTGGTTCTTCGCCCTGCTCATCGGCGTCG GTACTGGATTGGCTGCTATATTCATAAATTTGGCCGTTGAGAACTTCTCTGGATGGAAATTTACTTTGACTTTTGCTATAATACAACACTCATATTTTGTGGGGTTCTTGGTGTACATACTTCTCAATCTAGCCCTCGTCTTCTCTTCTGTATACATAGTCACACAATTTGCACCAGCAGCTGCTGGATCTGGTATCCCAGAGATCAAAGGTTACTTAAATG GAGTTGATACACATGGAATCCTACTTTTTAGAACATTAGTTGGGAAG ATTTTTGGGAGCATCGGATCAGTTGGAGGTGGATTGGCTCTAGGAAAAGAAGGTCCTCTTGTTCACACTGGAGcctgcattgcttctcttcttggGCAA GGTGGATCCGCGAAGTACCACTTGAATTCTAGATGGGTACAGATTTTTGAAAGCGATCGAGATCGGCGAGATCTT GTGACATGTGGATGTGCAGCTGGAGTTGCTGCCGCCTTCAGAGCTCCGGTTGGTGGGGTACTATTTGCTCTGGAGGAAGTTACATCCTG GTGGAGAAGCCATCTTATGTGGAGAGTATTCTTTACATCTGCTGTTGTGGCTGTTGTGGTGCGATCAGCAATGAATTGGTGTGACAGCGGAAAATGTGGTCATTTTGGGGCTGGCGGTTTCATAATCTGGGACATATCTGG AGGTCAAGAAGATTACTCTTACCAGGAACTTCTGCCGGTGGCAATTATTGGTGTTATTGGTGGACTCCTTG GAGCGCTATTTAATCAACTCACCCTGTATATAACTAAATGGCGGCGAACGTATCTTCATAAGAAAGGGAAACGAGTCCAG ATCTTTGAAGCTTGCCTCATATCTTTGATAACATCCACTGTTTCCTTTGTGTTGCCACTACTGAGGAAATGCAGCCCATGTCCTGAATTAGAAACCAATTCTGGTATCCAGTGCCCTCATCCACCTGGAACAGATGGGAATTTTGTTAAT TTTTACTGCTCAAAAGATAATGAATACAATGATCTGGCAACCATTTTCTTCAATTCTCAG GATGATGCAATACGCAATCTGTTCAGTGCAAAAACATTCCATGAGTACAGCGCACAAAGCCTTATCACGTTCCTG GTCATGTTTTACTCCTTAGCTGTTGTAACATTTGGAACTGCTGTTCCAGCTGGTCAATTTGTCCCAGGAATAATGATTGGATCTACATATGGCCGGCTTGTTGGAATGTCTGTTGTTAAGTTCTATAAGAAACTAAATGTTGACGAGGGCAC GTATGCTCTACTTGGTGCTGCTTCGTTTCTTGGTGGTTCGATGAGAATGACTGTCTCTTTATGTGTTATTATGGTTGAGATTACAAACAACTTGCAACTCTTGCCATTAATCATGCTTGTTCTTCTAATCTCTAAG GCTGTTGGTGATTTTTTTAACGAGGGGCTATATGAAGAGCAGGCCCGATTAAAGGGCATCCCTTTACTTGACTCTAGGCCTAAACAAGTGATGAGAAACATGAATGCGAAGGATGCCTGCAAGAATCAAAAG GTTGTGTGCCTTCCTCGTGTTTCAAGAGTTGTTGATATTGTTTCTGTTCTGCAAAGCAACAAGCACAATGGCTTCCCT ATTGTTGAACGTGGGCAGAATGGCGAGTCgcttgtcataggtctcatactTCGTAG TCACTTGTTGGTGCTTTTGCAATCTAAAGTAGATTTCCAGAATACTCCTTTCCCTTGTGGGCCAGGCATACTGAACAG GCATAATTTTAGTGACTTTGTTAAGCCAGCTTCAAGTAAGGGAAAGTCAATTGATGATATTCATTTGACGGATGAGGAACTTGGGTTGTATTTAGATCTTGCCCCATTTCTAAATCCGTCTCCTTACATAGTGCCAGAGGACATGTCTTTGGCAAAG GTGTACAATCTCTTCCGCCAACTGGGATTGAGGCATATATTCGTCGTTCCTCGGCCTTCTCGGGTCGTAGGACTGATAACAAGAAAAGATCTCTTACTCGAG GAGGATGGCAATACCGCGACAACAGAGCTCCAGTCGACCAGT AGCCTACCTGAACGGTAA
- the LOC123095779 gene encoding proteasome subunit beta type-2 has translation MECVIGVVGRDFAVVAADTSAVQSILVHKTDEDKIMLLDSHKLMGASGEPGDRVQFTEFIQKNLHLYQFRNNMPLSTAATANFTRGELATALRKNPYSVNIILAGFDKDAGASMYYIDYIATLHKIDKGAFGYGSYFCLSLMDKLYRPDMTVEEAVDLVDKCIKEIRLRLVVAPQNFAIKIVDKDGARDYARREIGGDSPATATATIATTA, from the exons ATGGAGTGCGTCATCGGCGTGGTCGGCCGCGACTTCGCGGTcgtggcggcggacacgtccgccgTGCAGAGCATCCTCGTCCACAAGACGGACGAGGACAAGATCATGCTCCTCGACTCCCACAAGCTCATGGGCGCCTCCGGCGAGCCCGGCGACCG CGTGCAGTTCACCGAGTTCATCCAGAAGAACCTCCACCTCTACCAGTTCCGCAACAACATGCCGCTcagcaccgccgccaccgccaactTCACCCGCGGCGAGCTCGCCACCGCCCTCCGCAAG AATCCCTACTCTGTAAACATCATACTTGCAGGGTTTGATAAAGACGCTGGTGCATCGATGTACTACATTGACTACATCGCGACGCTCCACAAGATCGACAAGGGAGCATTCGGGTATGGGTCGTACTTCTGTTTGTCGCTGATGGACAAGTTGTACCGCCCTGACATGACTGTTGAGGAAGCGGTGGACCTTGTTGACAAGTGCATCAAGGAGATCAGACTCCGGCTGGTCGTCGCGCCCCAGAATTTCGCCATCAAGATCGTGGACAAGGATGGCGCCAGGGACTATGCTAGGCGTGAGATCGGAGGTGACAGTcctgcaaccgcaaccgcaacaatAGCAACAACTGCCTGA